The following are encoded in a window of Carettochelys insculpta isolate YL-2023 chromosome 30, ASM3395843v1, whole genome shotgun sequence genomic DNA:
- the ANKRD34A gene encoding ankyrin repeat domain-containing protein 34A: protein MSEPATMPHAEGNALLKAVWQGKFRLTRLLLEGGAYINEGNAQGETPLIAACLAHYDDPTNKPRMVRYLLENGADPNIPDKTGKTALMHACADRAGPSVASVLLEHGADPSARDYAGASALVYAINRGDRETLQVLLDACKAKGKEVIIITTDTSPSGTKKTKQYLNSPPSPGLEEKSPALCMSPSDIDLKTTQSPGASEKEEERDVFNFTMATRLSCPPPPPAKGLQVDSSLEQPPPALPPKGRPRQLKRLNSEPWGLVAPSALAASHVEKARTPEERLTAEMNGLSITQRPFLSRRHSIEGQEPSGFKLATPPGAGEEAPAPEAPWAEKVYFSHLHQPLSRRHTAPEAQESGVAPVPSLRGAAHHKLTRMEHCESDAYLCPDSIPGSPDSGRISLERRKYNASPLSLPASSSRESLESIPSAVSPITGRRRSPGLLERRGSGTLLLDHIAHTRPGFLPPLNINPHPPIPDIRANGRPPSPVHRGLIPVAPSSPKAKKKLLRRHSMQTEQIKQLVNFQNLLAQGDPAS from the coding sequence ATGAGCGAGCCAGCCACCATGCCGCACGCAGAGGGGAACGCCCTGCTGAAGGCCGTGTGGCAAGGCAAATTTCGCCTCACCCGCCTGCTGCTGGAAGGCGGAGCCTACATCAACGAGGGCAACGCCCAGGGCGAGACGCCACTGATCGCTGCCTGCCTGGCCCACTACGATGACCCCACCAACAAGCCCCGCATGGTACGCTACCTACTGGAGAACGGCGCCGATCCTAATATTCCCGACAAGACAGGCAAGACAGCCCTGATGCACGCCTGCGCCGACCGGGCTGGGCCCTCGGTGGCGTCAGTCCTGCTGGAGCACGGGGCCGACCCCAGTGCCAGGGACTATGCCGGGGCATCGGCCCTGGTGTACGCCATCAACCGGGGCGACCGAGAGACCTTGCAGGTGCTGCTGGACGCCTGCAAGGCCAAGGGCAAGGAGGTGATTATCATCACCACCGACACATCCCCCTCGGGCACCAAGAAGACCAAGCAGTACTTAAACTCGCCCCCCtccccggggctggaggagaaGTCACCCGCCCTGTGCATGTCACCCTCTGACATTGACCTTAAGACCACCCAGTCGCCCGGGGCCagcgagaaggaggaggagagggacgtTTTCAACTTCACCATGGCTACCCGGCtgagctgccccccaccgccTCCTGCCAAGGGGCTGCAGGTCGATAGCTCCTTGGAGCAGCCACCACCAGCCTTGCCACCCAAGGGCCGGCCCAGGCAACTCAAGAGGCTCAACTCAGAGCCATGGGGGCTGGTGGCGCCTTCTGCCTTGGCTGCCTCCCACGTGGAGAAGGCCCGGACGCCGGAGGAGAGGCTCACAGCTGAGATGAATGGCTTGAGCATCACCCAGAGGCCCTTCTTGTCACGCAGACACAGCATTGAGGGCCAGGAGCCCTCCGGGTTCAAGCTGGCCACCCCCccaggtgctggggaggaggcaccAGCACCGGAGGCACCCTGGGCCGAGAAGGTTTATTTCAGCCACCTCCACCAGCCTCTGTCGCGGCGCCACACGGCGCCCGAGGCCCAGGAGAGCGGGGTGGCTCCGGTGCCCAGCCTGCGGGGCGCAGCGCACCATAAGCTGACCCGCATGGAGCACTGTGAGTCGGATGCATACCTCTGCCCGGACTCCATCCCCGGCTCCCCCGATTCGGGCCGCATCTCCCTGGAGAGGAGGAAATACAATGCCTCTCCgctgagcctgccagccagctcctcccggGAGTCCCTGGAGAGCATCCCCAGCGCCGTGTCCCCCATCACTGGGCGCCGCCGCTCCCCGGGGCTTCTGGAGAGGAGGGGATCGGGGACCCTGCTCCTGGATCACATTGCCCACACCCGGCCCGGCTTCCTGCCCCCACTCAACatcaacccccaccctcccatccctGACATCCGGGCCAACGGCCGGCCCCCCTCGCCTGTGCACCGGGGACTCATCCCTgtggcccccagctcccccaaggcGAAGAAGAAGTTGCTCCGGAGGCACTCGATGCAAACGGAACAGATCAAGCAGCTGGTCAATTTCCAGAACCTGTTAGCCCAGGGTGACCCAGCCAGTTAA